One Kitasatospora sp. NBC_01266 genomic window carries:
- a CDS encoding non-ribosomal peptide synthetase gives MAELKSSPLSPEPLPEPLLEPLSEPLLEPLSEPLPEPAPRPGPVPGAPACPELIAAVARRAPSRPAIRVAGRTIDYAELERRSEALAGRLAGLLPGPGGVVGVRAADRVEYVVALLAALKAGVAFLPLDPEAPPARVAAILADSGAVLLPDADADADADDADAAPDAAGATAVGRRFADPGEVAYVIYTSGTTGTPKGVAVGRGPLDGHLATVRERFGITADDVVLQFSAPYVDVWVEQVLTALTAGACLAMTEERVTAPAELAALIRREGVTVANLPAGYWQEFTALLDHCAGELASLRLMVCGSDTMPAASAARWLRETGIPLLNAYGPTEAVITSLLHEVRAAGAGRSVPIGRSLGERELHVLDERLNEVPVGVTGELCIGGAALAVGYLNRPALTAQRFVPDPFSPVPGARMYRTGDLVRRLADDTVEFGGRQDDQVKLRGYRIELGEIESALAAHPQVATCAVTVYEPVPGEKRLAAYVTAEGSSIPRPDELQRHLRAALPEYMVPAAFTLLPALPLTAGGKIDRRALPAPAEARPDAPSRTQHELPSSELERLLAGIWSETLGVDGIGLDENFFNLGGDSLTALRVAGRMLETPYAAVSHVTVFEAPTVRELAAAMTAASAPADAGPELTRRQAATAPLSGLQRGLWTHAQFNPDSTAYSIPWVFELDGPVELTALQLALDGLVARHEVLRTTFATERGEPRQLIHAERPAPIAVTDLTGLPESGRGPAATAAIEQDARAPFSLADGPLFRVRLIRHGAARSTLVAVFHHIIWDESSLGVFERELGELYAAALAGREPQLAQLPVQYADYSSWQQETPQQRHLDYWAEQLRGAPPITALPTDRPRSEQDAPRGGSHRFEIPAGTAERIRELARAEEATPFTVLLAAFAALVHRRTRGEDLVIGTPVTTRSRPELDTLIGYFVTMLPLRLNVGAGLAFRDLVRHVRDTSFDAHAHRDTPLDSIVNAVLDDRRLDVSPLFQTAFELHPGSGSAVRLGDLSGTRRLHAHQVAKFEQVWMIEDPGTALRGWIEFDERLYDRATVAGFCREWIESLSRYTEDPAARVGEPATPARTVVELFEERVRACPEAVALVRPGVAEWSYRELNARANQVAWWLRGHGVGVGDRVGLHLARSPQCVAAMLGVLKAGAAYLPLEPGVPFERLAHFVRDAAPVLVVSADPVTAAGLGVRVLDLADPELTHHHITDLGVELSPEDAFYVPYTSGSTGEPKGTLVPHRAVPGFFAGQGYACWGPGSTAVLHSALSWDGHVLDLYPALLSGGRVLIPEPGDTDPISVAQFAAEHGASVLLLSAAAFGAVVTADPGLLKNLRDLLLGGDRIPADHFRRMLTELPGVNVVHGYGPSEATVFATTHQVRPADLERTVVPIGRALGDRIVHVLDERLRPSAQGEAGELYIAGPALGHGYLNRAALTARSFLPDPFGTEPGARMYRSGDLVRRLPDGVLEFIGRRDGQVKLRGYRIELGEIENALAAHPRVATCAVTVYEPAPGEKRLAAYVTAEAGAAPQAAELRRHLLATLPEYMLPASFTLLPELPLTAHGKVDRRALPAPDPAAGRSADPGAGHQPPAGELERCVAEVWSEVLGVPDIGVDDNFFQLGGDSLRAVRVAVLLAETLAREVPPRLIFSCKTVSALAAQLS, from the coding sequence ATGGCCGAGTTGAAGAGTTCGCCGCTGAGTCCGGAACCGCTGCCGGAACCGCTGCTGGAACCGTTGTCGGAACCGCTGCTGGAACCGTTGTCGGAACCGCTGCCGGAACCCGCACCGCGACCGGGGCCCGTCCCCGGGGCGCCCGCCTGTCCGGAGCTGATCGCCGCCGTCGCCCGGCGCGCTCCGTCGCGGCCGGCGATCCGGGTGGCGGGCCGCACCATCGACTACGCCGAGTTGGAGCGGCGCAGCGAGGCGCTGGCCGGGCGGCTGGCGGGGCTGCTGCCCGGCCCCGGCGGGGTGGTGGGAGTGCGGGCGGCGGACCGGGTGGAGTATGTCGTCGCGCTGCTGGCCGCGTTGAAGGCCGGCGTCGCGTTTCTGCCGCTCGACCCCGAGGCACCGCCGGCGCGGGTGGCGGCGATCCTCGCGGACAGCGGGGCGGTCCTGCTGCCCGACGCCGACGCCGACGCCGACGCCGACGACGCCGACGCCGCCCCGGACGCTGCGGGGGCCACCGCCGTCGGGCGGCGGTTCGCGGACCCGGGCGAGGTCGCCTATGTCATCTACACCTCGGGGACGACCGGGACGCCCAAGGGCGTGGCCGTCGGCCGCGGGCCGCTGGACGGGCATCTCGCCACCGTGCGGGAGCGGTTCGGGATCACGGCGGACGATGTGGTGCTCCAGTTCAGCGCGCCGTATGTGGACGTCTGGGTCGAACAGGTGCTCACCGCGCTGACCGCCGGGGCCTGCCTGGCGATGACCGAGGAGCGGGTGACCGCGCCGGCGGAGCTGGCCGCGCTGATCCGGCGCGAGGGCGTCACGGTGGCGAACCTGCCGGCCGGGTACTGGCAGGAGTTCACGGCGCTGCTCGACCACTGCGCGGGCGAGTTGGCGAGCCTGCGGCTGATGGTCTGCGGCAGTGACACCATGCCCGCCGCCTCGGCCGCGCGCTGGCTACGGGAGACCGGGATACCGCTGCTGAACGCCTACGGGCCGACCGAGGCGGTGATCACCAGCCTGCTGCACGAAGTGCGCGCCGCCGGGGCGGGCCGCTCGGTGCCGATCGGCCGGAGCCTCGGCGAACGGGAACTCCACGTGCTGGACGAGAGGTTGAACGAGGTCCCGGTCGGGGTGACCGGGGAGCTGTGCATCGGCGGGGCGGCGCTGGCGGTCGGCTACCTGAACCGGCCCGCCCTGACGGCGCAGCGCTTCGTGCCCGACCCGTTCAGCCCGGTCCCCGGCGCGCGGATGTACCGCACCGGCGATCTGGTGCGCCGACTGGCGGACGACACCGTGGAGTTCGGCGGGCGCCAGGACGATCAGGTGAAGCTGCGCGGGTACCGGATCGAGCTGGGGGAGATCGAGAGCGCGCTGGCCGCGCACCCGCAGGTGGCGACCTGCGCGGTGACCGTGTACGAGCCGGTGCCGGGGGAGAAGCGGCTCGCGGCGTATGTCACGGCCGAGGGGAGCAGTATCCCGCGGCCGGACGAACTCCAGCGCCACCTGCGGGCCGCGCTGCCCGAGTACATGGTGCCGGCCGCCTTCACGCTGCTGCCCGCGCTGCCGCTGACGGCGGGCGGCAAGATCGACCGCCGCGCGCTGCCGGCCCCGGCCGAGGCCCGGCCGGACGCGCCGAGCCGCACGCAACACGAGTTGCCGAGCAGTGAGTTGGAGCGCCTGCTGGCCGGCATCTGGTCCGAGACCCTCGGCGTGGACGGCATCGGCCTGGACGAGAACTTCTTCAACCTCGGCGGGGACTCGCTCACCGCGCTGCGGGTCGCGGGCCGGATGCTGGAGACCCCGTACGCGGCCGTCTCCCACGTCACCGTCTTCGAGGCGCCGACCGTGCGGGAGTTGGCGGCGGCGATGACCGCGGCGAGCGCACCGGCCGACGCGGGACCGGAACTGACCCGGCGGCAGGCCGCGACGGCGCCGCTGTCCGGACTGCAGCGCGGCCTGTGGACGCACGCCCAGTTCAACCCGGACTCGACGGCCTACAGCATTCCGTGGGTCTTCGAGCTGGACGGCCCGGTCGAGCTGACGGCGCTTCAGCTCGCGCTGGACGGGCTGGTCGCGCGGCACGAGGTGCTGCGCACCACCTTCGCCACCGAGCGCGGCGAGCCGCGCCAGCTGATCCACGCCGAGCGGCCGGCCCCGATCGCCGTCACCGACCTGACCGGTCTCCCGGAGAGCGGGCGGGGGCCCGCCGCGACGGCGGCGATCGAGCAGGACGCCCGAGCGCCCTTCAGCCTGGCCGACGGGCCGCTCTTCCGGGTGCGGCTGATCCGGCACGGCGCCGCGCGCAGCACCCTGGTCGCGGTCTTCCACCACATCATCTGGGACGAGTCCTCGCTGGGCGTCTTCGAACGCGAGCTGGGCGAGCTGTACGCCGCCGCGCTGGCCGGGCGTGAGCCGCAGCTGGCCCAACTCCCGGTGCAGTACGCCGACTACAGCAGCTGGCAGCAGGAGACGCCGCAGCAGCGGCATCTCGACTACTGGGCCGAGCAGTTGCGCGGCGCCCCGCCGATCACCGCGCTGCCCACCGACCGGCCGCGCAGCGAGCAGGACGCGCCGCGCGGGGGCAGCCACCGCTTCGAGATCCCGGCCGGGACCGCCGAGCGGATCCGCGAGCTGGCCCGCGCCGAGGAGGCCACGCCGTTCACCGTGCTGCTGGCCGCCTTCGCCGCGCTGGTCCACCGCCGCACCCGGGGCGAGGACCTGGTGATCGGCACACCGGTCACCACCCGGAGCCGACCGGAACTCGACACTCTGATCGGCTACTTCGTCACCATGCTGCCGCTGCGGCTGAACGTCGGCGCGGGGCTCGCCTTCCGCGACCTGGTCCGGCACGTCCGCGACACCTCCTTCGACGCCCACGCGCACCGCGACACCCCGCTGGACAGCATCGTCAACGCGGTGCTGGACGATCGCCGGCTCGACGTCAGCCCGCTCTTCCAGACCGCCTTCGAGCTGCACCCGGGCAGTGGATCGGCGGTCCGGCTGGGCGACTTGAGCGGCACCCGGCGGCTGCACGCGCACCAGGTGGCCAAGTTCGAGCAGGTCTGGATGATCGAGGACCCCGGTACGGCGCTGCGCGGCTGGATCGAGTTCGACGAGCGGCTGTACGACCGGGCGACGGTCGCCGGGTTCTGCCGGGAGTGGATCGAGTCGCTCAGCCGGTACACCGAGGACCCCGCCGCCCGGGTCGGCGAGCCGGCCACCCCCGCCCGCACGGTGGTCGAGCTCTTCGAGGAGCGGGTGCGGGCCTGCCCCGAGGCCGTGGCGCTGGTGCGCCCGGGGGTGGCCGAGTGGTCGTACCGGGAGCTGAACGCGCGGGCGAACCAGGTGGCCTGGTGGCTGCGGGGCCACGGGGTGGGGGTGGGTGACCGGGTGGGTCTGCACCTGGCGCGCTCGCCGCAGTGCGTGGCGGCGATGCTGGGGGTGCTGAAGGCGGGAGCGGCGTACCTGCCGCTGGAGCCGGGCGTGCCGTTCGAGCGGTTGGCGCACTTCGTGCGGGACGCGGCGCCGGTGCTGGTGGTGAGCGCCGATCCGGTGACGGCGGCGGGTCTCGGGGTACGGGTGCTGGACCTGGCCGACCCGGAACTGACGCATCATCACATCACTGACCTGGGTGTGGAGTTGTCGCCCGAGGATGCGTTCTACGTGCCGTACACCTCGGGCTCCACAGGGGAGCCGAAGGGCACGCTGGTGCCGCACCGCGCGGTGCCGGGGTTCTTCGCGGGCCAGGGGTACGCCTGCTGGGGGCCGGGATCGACGGCGGTGCTGCACTCGGCGCTGAGCTGGGACGGGCACGTTCTGGACCTGTACCCGGCGCTGCTCTCCGGTGGCCGGGTGCTGATCCCGGAGCCGGGCGACACCGACCCGATCAGCGTCGCGCAGTTCGCGGCCGAGCACGGCGCGAGCGTGCTGCTGCTCAGCGCCGCCGCCTTCGGCGCCGTCGTCACGGCCGACCCGGGCCTGCTGAAGAACCTGCGGGACCTGCTGCTCGGCGGCGACCGGATTCCGGCCGACCACTTCCGCCGGATGCTGACCGAGCTGCCCGGCGTCAATGTGGTGCACGGCTACGGCCCGTCCGAGGCGACGGTGTTCGCCACCACGCACCAGGTGCGGCCGGCGGACCTGGAGCGGACGGTGGTGCCGATCGGCCGCGCGCTGGGCGACCGGATCGTCCATGTGCTGGACGAGCGGCTGCGGCCGAGCGCGCAGGGCGAGGCGGGTGAACTGTACATCGCAGGACCGGCGCTGGGGCACGGCTACCTCAACCGGGCGGCCCTGACGGCGCGCAGCTTCCTGCCCGACCCGTTCGGCACCGAACCGGGTGCGCGGATGTACCGCAGCGGCGACCTGGTGCGCCGACTGCCGGACGGCGTCCTGGAGTTCATCGGCCGGCGGGACGGTCAGGTGAAGCTCCGCGGCTACCGGATCGAGCTGGGCGAGATCGAGAACGCGCTCGCCGCCCACCCGCGGGTCGCCACCTGCGCGGTGACCGTGTACGAGCCGGCCCCGGGGGAGAAGCGGCTGGCGGCGTACGTCACGGCCGAGGCCGGCGCGGCGCCGCAGGCCGCGGAGCTGCGCCGGCACCTGCTGGCGACGCTGCCCGAGTACATGCTGCCCGCGAGCTTCACCCTGCTGCCCGAACTCCCGTTGACCGCCCACGGGAAGGTCGACCGCAGGGCGCTGCCCGCGCCCGACCCCGCCGCCGGGCGGTCGGCGGACCCGGGCGCCGGTCACCAGCCGCCCGCCGGCGAGCTGGAGCGGTGCGTCGCCGAGGTCTGGTCCGAGGTGCTCGGGGTGCCGGACATCGGCGTCGACGACAACTTCTTCCAACTCGGCGGGGACTCCCTGCGCGCGGTGCGGGTCGCGGTGCTGCTGGCCGAGACGCTGGCCCGGGAGGTACCGCCCCGGCTGATCTTCAGCTGCAAGACCGTCTCGGCCCTCGCCGCCCAACTGTCCTGA
- a CDS encoding nitroreductase family protein — MNDTTGPGDAVLRAIRTRRVVRAMTVEPVDRRQLEAVLDSARYAPHAGNRRLHRYVAVTRPALLRALRMVSPGMLQRPRAAIVVCVDWARVESYGFGPANPGAYIDVGTAAATMLLAAHSIGLGAGPVTSFSRAAVGTLLNLSEGLRPELIICLGHPDRQQQPPMRRRGGQAWADLIQWERG, encoded by the coding sequence GTGAACGACACCACCGGGCCCGGCGACGCCGTGCTCCGGGCGATCCGCACCCGCCGCGTCGTGCGGGCCATGACCGTGGAACCGGTCGATCGACGCCAGCTCGAGGCCGTCCTCGACAGTGCCCGCTACGCGCCGCACGCCGGCAACCGGCGCCTGCACCGCTACGTGGCCGTCACCCGTCCCGCGCTGCTGCGCGCTCTGCGGATGGTCTCGCCGGGCATGCTGCAGCGCCCGAGGGCCGCCATCGTCGTCTGCGTGGACTGGGCGCGCGTCGAGAGCTACGGATTCGGCCCGGCCAACCCCGGTGCCTACATCGACGTGGGCACCGCCGCCGCGACCATGCTGCTCGCGGCGCACAGCATCGGCCTGGGGGCCGGGCCGGTCACCTCGTTCAGCCGGGCCGCGGTCGGCACCCTGCTCAACCTGTCCGAAGGCCTGCGCCCCGAGCTGATCATCTGCCTCGGCCACCCGGACCGACAGCAGCAGCCGCCCATGCGGCGTCGCGGCGGGCAGGCCTGGGCGGACCTGATCCAGTGGGAACGGGGCTGA
- a CDS encoding DUF6092 family protein — translation MSATLVLDEDDAVELLAYLVTAARTQLDEAAEYAPLRLLTAAGRLADLIEPGASAGLRPFLDDIRQGFAETAVGAGDPEGYVDRLDALCRAVAVHLVTSLGLDGSTP, via the coding sequence GTGTCCGCAACTCTCGTCCTCGACGAAGACGATGCCGTCGAACTCCTCGCCTACCTGGTGACGGCGGCCCGTACCCAGCTGGACGAGGCGGCCGAGTACGCGCCGCTGCGCCTGCTCACCGCGGCGGGCCGGCTGGCCGACCTGATCGAGCCCGGGGCGAGCGCCGGGCTGCGCCCGTTCCTGGACGACATCCGGCAGGGCTTCGCCGAGACGGCTGTCGGCGCCGGGGACCCCGAGGGATACGTCGACCGGCTCGACGCGCTGTGCCGCGCGGTGGCCGTGCACCTGGTGACCTCGCTCGGCCTGGACGGGAGCACCCCGTGA
- a CDS encoding CGNR zinc finger domain-containing protein, giving the protein MPADDDRLAFRFDCGATWLNLLATRGRSFSPEPVERIATPERLADWFARSELAPERPVGAGDLAQAWQLRETLRRLALATVAQQPPPAEAVDALGAFLAAHDDPIRLAADARLRRGAPPTAAAALARIARQAVDQLTGPERHALKACPEHDCRGVFSDPADRRRWCPSPACASRGRVRALRARRAAAQQEAQPD; this is encoded by the coding sequence ATGCCTGCCGACGACGACCGCCTCGCCTTCCGCTTCGACTGCGGCGCCACGTGGCTGAACCTGCTCGCCACCCGGGGCCGCAGCTTCAGCCCGGAGCCGGTCGAGCGGATCGCCACCCCCGAGCGCCTCGCCGACTGGTTCGCGCGGAGCGAGCTCGCCCCCGAGCGGCCGGTGGGCGCGGGCGACCTGGCGCAGGCCTGGCAGCTGCGCGAGACCCTGCGCCGGCTCGCGCTGGCCACCGTCGCCCAGCAGCCGCCGCCGGCCGAGGCGGTCGACGCTCTCGGCGCCTTCCTCGCCGCACACGACGACCCGATCCGCCTCGCCGCCGACGCGCGCCTGCGGCGCGGCGCCCCGCCCACGGCCGCCGCCGCGCTGGCCCGGATCGCCCGCCAGGCGGTCGACCAGCTCACCGGACCCGAGCGCCACGCGCTCAAGGCCTGCCCCGAGCACGACTGCCGGGGGGTCTTCAGCGACCCGGCCGACCGCCGGCGCTGGTGCCCCTCACCCGCCTGCGCCAGCCGCGGCCGGGTCCGCGCCCTGCGCGCCCGCCGGGCGGCAGCGCAGCAGGAGGCGCAGCCGGACTGA